From one Nonomuraea polychroma genomic stretch:
- a CDS encoding acyl-CoA dehydrogenase family protein, producing the protein MDFNLDETQQDLKKLAAEVLAREEDEERLWQAGLMSVCVPEEAGGAGLGPVEMAVVLREVGARAAAVPALPTLASTLALARYGTLDQQRRFSGTSGEGGAAAGARAGRAGRTALALREPGRALAEPPSTVARPSGDGWALTGRKVSVLHPASAVLVSADEGLFLVEEPATTAEFTSTGEPAATVVLEDTPAERLAGPEAVTGVRQLFTAAVAAQASGVLAGALELTTSYIRTRRQFGRSLAEFQAVTMQIADVYIAGRALDVAMWSAVWRLGEGLPAEQDLALAAYHVSEAFTALYTCQHLHGGLGLDVTYPLHRYFAQAKHLSHLLGGADAQLDLIGALV; encoded by the coding sequence GTGGATTTCAACCTGGACGAAACCCAGCAGGACTTGAAGAAGCTGGCGGCCGAGGTCCTCGCCAGGGAAGAGGACGAGGAGCGGCTGTGGCAGGCCGGGCTGATGAGCGTGTGCGTGCCCGAGGAGGCGGGCGGCGCCGGGCTCGGACCGGTGGAGATGGCCGTGGTGCTGCGGGAGGTGGGAGCGCGGGCGGCGGCGGTCCCGGCCCTCCCGACGCTGGCGAGCACGCTGGCCCTGGCCCGATACGGCACCCTCGACCAGCAACGACGCTTCAGCGGCACGAGCGGCGAGGGTGGTGCGGCGGCTGGAGCCCGGGCCGGGCGTGCGGGCCGGACGGCGCTCGCGTTGCGGGAGCCGGGCCGCGCCCTGGCCGAGCCGCCTTCGACGGTCGCGCGGCCGTCCGGTGACGGCTGGGCGTTGACGGGGCGCAAGGTCTCCGTGCTCCACCCCGCGTCCGCAGTGCTGGTCAGCGCCGATGAGGGCCTGTTCCTGGTCGAGGAGCCGGCGACGACGGCGGAGTTCACGTCCACCGGCGAGCCCGCCGCGACGGTCGTGCTCGAGGACACCCCCGCGGAGCGGCTGGCGGGACCGGAGGCGGTCACCGGCGTCCGGCAGCTCTTCACCGCCGCGGTCGCCGCGCAGGCCAGTGGCGTGCTGGCCGGGGCGCTGGAGCTGACCACCTCCTACATCAGGACCAGGAGACAGTTCGGCCGGTCGCTGGCCGAGTTCCAGGCCGTGACCATGCAGATCGCCGACGTCTACATCGCCGGCCGGGCACTGGACGTGGCCATGTGGTCGGCGGTCTGGCGGCTGGGCGAGGGCCTGCCGGCCGAGCAGGACCTGGCGCTGGCCGCGTACCACGTGAGCGAGGCCTTCACCGCCCTCTACACCTGCCAGCACCTGCACGGGGGACTCGGGCTGGACGTGACGTACCCGCTGCACCGCTACTTCGCCCAGGCCAAGCACCTGTCCCACCTGCTCGGCGGCGCCGACGCCCAGCTGGACCTGATCGGAGCGCTCGTCTGA
- a CDS encoding AMP-binding protein, producing the protein MTANTLAALLRARAEDDRPGLMFEDAVWSWRAYVAACRAAGAWLSARGPRVHVGVLSENVPELVFLLGGAALAGHVVVALNPTRSPDELIRDARATDVELLLWDGPYEEAARLVSAALNVDSLPLLGIGSRAVGGSHAEPAPGDLVMLIFTSGTSGRPRAVRITQRKIAVPGMSLGALLTPEDVVYCSMPLFHSGALMAAYAPAVASGAALVLRRRFSASGLLPDVRRYGATYLHYVGKALSYVLATPEHPDDARNPLKIAFGNEGSAVAIKRFGERFGCHVIDAFGSTETAISLTPDPSGPPGCLGRLPEGVAILNPFTGRPCPPARVEDGRLLNPDEAVGELVNMSGLGLFEGYYNDPDADAERVRDGAFWSGDLAYMDAEGYVFFAGRGTERLRVDGENLAVAPIEAALREFAGVIEAAVYPVPDVAAGDQVMAALVLEGTFNPEAFTAFLESRRDLGVKSLPRYIRVSDHLPQTPSHKVLKRVLAREGWRTGDPVWWRTPAGLRPLTDADAKGIEEEFVRHGRQHLLET; encoded by the coding sequence ATGACCGCGAACACCCTCGCGGCCCTGCTTCGGGCACGGGCCGAGGATGACCGACCTGGGTTGATGTTCGAGGACGCGGTGTGGTCCTGGCGTGCGTACGTCGCCGCCTGCCGCGCGGCCGGGGCGTGGTTGTCGGCGCGAGGCCCGCGGGTGCACGTGGGGGTGCTGAGCGAGAACGTTCCAGAGCTGGTCTTCCTGCTGGGCGGGGCGGCGCTGGCAGGCCACGTGGTCGTGGCGCTGAACCCCACGCGGTCGCCTGACGAGCTGATCCGCGACGCCCGTGCCACGGACGTCGAGCTGCTCCTGTGGGACGGCCCGTACGAGGAGGCGGCCCGGCTGGTGTCCGCGGCCCTGAACGTGGACTCCCTTCCCCTGCTCGGCATCGGGTCGCGTGCGGTGGGCGGTTCCCATGCCGAGCCGGCGCCCGGGGACCTCGTGATGCTGATCTTCACGTCCGGCACCTCCGGCCGGCCGCGGGCCGTCCGGATCACCCAGCGGAAGATCGCCGTGCCCGGGATGAGCCTCGGAGCGTTGCTCACGCCCGAGGACGTCGTCTACTGCTCGATGCCGCTGTTCCACTCCGGCGCCCTGATGGCCGCCTACGCCCCCGCCGTCGCCTCGGGGGCGGCGCTGGTGTTGCGGCGGCGCTTCTCGGCCTCGGGGCTGCTGCCCGACGTCAGGCGGTACGGCGCCACGTACCTGCACTACGTCGGCAAGGCGCTCTCCTACGTCCTGGCCACCCCCGAACATCCGGACGACGCACGCAACCCGCTCAAGATCGCCTTCGGGAACGAGGGCAGCGCGGTCGCGATCAAGCGGTTCGGGGAACGGTTCGGCTGTCACGTGATCGACGCGTTCGGCTCCACGGAGACGGCCATCTCGCTCACTCCGGACCCCTCGGGCCCGCCGGGTTGCCTCGGCAGGCTGCCCGAGGGCGTCGCGATACTGAACCCCTTCACCGGGCGGCCCTGCCCCCCGGCCCGCGTCGAGGACGGCCGCCTGCTCAACCCCGACGAGGCCGTCGGCGAACTGGTCAACATGTCGGGGCTGGGGCTGTTCGAGGGCTACTACAACGACCCGGACGCCGACGCCGAGCGGGTCAGGGACGGCGCGTTCTGGTCGGGCGACCTCGCGTACATGGACGCGGAGGGGTACGTGTTCTTCGCCGGGCGCGGCACCGAGCGGCTGCGGGTGGACGGCGAGAACCTGGCCGTCGCGCCCATCGAGGCCGCGTTACGGGAGTTCGCCGGGGTGATCGAGGCCGCTGTTTACCCGGTGCCCGACGTGGCGGCCGGAGATCAGGTCATGGCGGCGCTGGTGCTGGAGGGGACGTTCAACCCGGAGGCGTTCACCGCGTTCCTGGAATCCCGCCGGGATCTGGGCGTCAAGTCCTTACCCCGCTATATCCGCGTTTCTGATCACCTGCCCCAGACGCCTTCCCACAAGGTCCTCAAACGGGTCCTCGCCCGGGAGGGCTGGCGCACCGGCGACCCGGTCTGGTGGCGGACGCCTGCCGGGCTCCGGCCGCTGACCGACGCGGACGCCAAGGGCATCGAGGAGGAGTTCGTACGGCACGGCAGGCAACACCTCTTGGAGACGTAG
- a CDS encoding TetR family transcriptional regulator translates to MRTSHGTIAAPSSSDTEGTMDSRPATGGHGVRTRSQHQRRKRIVQAAAALASRGGVEAMQMRTVAERAGVALGTLYRYFPSKMDLVVAVVGEEIDLLESSIERRPPGAATPSSRAVDVLMRATRGLMREPELADALIRSLIMAEVQTPFGDRMAGLLLRVSADGLTLEQASEEQRDLAGSLASVWVQELLEMLRGRRTYDQIQRRIETAAARLLADI, encoded by the coding sequence ATGCGCACCTCGCATGGCACCATCGCCGCGCCCTCCTCGAGCGACACCGAGGGGACCATGGACAGCCGGCCCGCCACGGGCGGGCACGGCGTCCGCACGCGCAGTCAGCACCAGCGCCGCAAGCGCATCGTCCAGGCCGCGGCCGCCCTGGCCTCACGCGGCGGGGTCGAAGCCATGCAGATGCGTACGGTGGCCGAGCGCGCGGGCGTTGCCCTTGGCACGCTCTATCGGTACTTCCCCTCGAAGATGGACCTGGTCGTGGCGGTGGTCGGCGAGGAGATCGACCTCCTGGAGAGCAGCATCGAGCGCCGGCCGCCCGGCGCCGCCACACCGTCGAGCCGCGCGGTGGACGTGCTGATGCGCGCCACCCGCGGCCTCATGCGCGAGCCCGAGCTGGCCGACGCCCTCATCCGCTCCCTGATCATGGCGGAGGTGCAGACGCCCTTCGGCGACCGCATGGCGGGGCTGCTGCTGCGGGTCTCGGCCGACGGCCTGACGCTCGAGCAGGCCAGCGAGGAGCAGCGCGACCTGGCCGGGTCGCTGGCCAGCGTGTGGGTGCAGGAGCTGCTGGAGATGCTGCGTGGCCGGCGCACCTACGACCAGATCCAGCGCCGCATCGAAACCGCCGCCGCCCGTCTTCTCGCCGACATCTGA
- a CDS encoding GlxA family transcriptional regulator translates to MHRVVVLAVDGVIPFELSVPSRIFCVAKGAGGEPLYDVVTCTIDGRPVATAADYSVAVEHDASALAGADTVVVPAAEWFSEITGRESLPGGLAEALAGIRPGTRVVSICIGTYVLAAAGLLDGRPATTHWRHARRFATRFPKVRMDADVLFVDDGDVLTSAGASAGVDLCLHLVRRDHGSEIANQVARLCVVPPWRDGGQAQYVEQPVPEPSSVGTAPTRAWAMERLGTPLKLDDLAGHAGMSRRTFTRHFRREVGMSPGQWLTHQRIALARHLLESSDLPVDRIADRAGFGTAASLRQHIQASLGVSPHVYRRTFRAFE, encoded by the coding sequence ATGCATCGTGTGGTCGTCCTGGCCGTTGACGGCGTGATCCCTTTCGAGCTGAGCGTGCCGTCCCGGATCTTCTGCGTCGCCAAGGGGGCCGGCGGCGAGCCGCTCTATGACGTCGTCACCTGCACGATCGACGGCCGTCCCGTGGCCACGGCCGCCGACTACTCCGTGGCCGTCGAGCACGACGCGAGCGCGCTGGCCGGCGCCGACACGGTGGTGGTGCCCGCGGCCGAGTGGTTCTCGGAGATCACCGGCAGGGAGTCGCTGCCCGGCGGGCTCGCCGAGGCGCTGGCGGGGATACGGCCGGGGACGCGGGTGGTGTCCATCTGCATCGGCACCTACGTGCTCGCCGCCGCAGGGCTGCTCGACGGCCGGCCGGCGACCACCCACTGGCGGCACGCCAGGCGATTCGCCACGCGGTTCCCCAAGGTGCGGATGGACGCGGACGTGCTGTTCGTGGACGACGGTGACGTCCTCACCTCCGCGGGCGCGTCGGCCGGTGTGGACCTCTGCCTGCACCTCGTACGGCGCGATCATGGCAGCGAGATCGCCAACCAGGTCGCCAGGCTGTGCGTCGTGCCGCCGTGGCGGGACGGCGGCCAGGCCCAATACGTCGAGCAGCCCGTGCCCGAGCCGTCCAGCGTCGGCACCGCTCCCACCAGGGCCTGGGCCATGGAACGGTTGGGGACGCCGCTCAAGCTCGACGACCTGGCCGGCCACGCGGGCATGAGCCGCCGCACGTTCACCAGGCACTTCAGGCGGGAGGTCGGCATGAGCCCCGGCCAATGGCTGACGCACCAGAGGATCGCCCTCGCCAGGCATCTGCTGGAGAGCAGCGACCTGCCGGTGGACCGCATCGCCGACCGCGCAGGATTCGGAACGGCGGCCTCGCTCAGGCAGCACATCCAAGCGTCGCTGGGCGTCTCGCCCCACGTCTACCGCCGTACATTCCGCGCGTTTGAGTAG
- a CDS encoding NADP-dependent oxidoreductase, giving the protein MKAISQDALGGPEVLKMVEVDRPEPGPTEILVRVEAAGLNPTDWKTRASGGLLSSPPPFVLGYDVSGVVEASGIGQALYKPGDEVFGMLRYPDGHGAFAEYVTAPSRHFVRKPADLDHVQAAAIPLAALTAYQALVDVAGLKGGQRVLIHAAAGGVGHLAVQIAKARGAYVIGTASAAKHDFLRGLGVDELIDYRNEDFSEIVRDVDVVLDTICGDYGPRSLRTMRRGGTIVSLALSLFDRSVHQVAAELGLRSETMLVEPDQAGMRAIAALAEAGRLRVEVAAALPLADAAKAHELGETNRTTGKIVLTVPH; this is encoded by the coding sequence ATGAAGGCGATCAGCCAGGATGCCCTGGGCGGCCCCGAAGTGCTGAAGATGGTGGAGGTGGACCGGCCGGAACCGGGCCCGACCGAGATCCTGGTACGCGTGGAGGCGGCCGGGCTCAACCCGACCGACTGGAAGACCCGCGCGAGCGGCGGGCTGCTGAGCTCACCGCCGCCGTTCGTGCTGGGATATGACGTCTCGGGCGTCGTCGAGGCGTCGGGAATCGGGCAGGCGCTCTACAAGCCCGGTGACGAGGTGTTCGGCATGCTGCGCTACCCGGACGGGCACGGCGCCTTCGCCGAGTACGTGACCGCGCCGTCCCGGCATTTCGTCCGCAAGCCCGCCGATCTCGACCACGTGCAGGCGGCGGCGATCCCGCTGGCGGCGCTGACCGCCTACCAGGCGCTCGTGGACGTGGCCGGGCTGAAAGGCGGCCAGCGGGTGCTCATTCACGCCGCGGCCGGCGGGGTCGGACATCTGGCGGTGCAGATCGCCAAGGCCCGTGGGGCGTACGTGATCGGCACGGCCAGCGCCGCCAAGCACGACTTCCTGCGCGGTCTCGGCGTCGACGAGCTCATTGACTACCGCAACGAGGACTTCTCCGAGATCGTGCGGGATGTGGACGTGGTGCTCGACACGATCTGCGGCGACTATGGGCCGCGGTCGCTGCGCACCATGCGCAGAGGCGGCACCATCGTCTCGCTCGCGCTCTCGTTGTTCGACCGGAGCGTGCACCAGGTGGCGGCGGAGCTGGGCCTGCGTTCGGAGACCATGCTGGTGGAGCCGGACCAGGCCGGTATGCGCGCGATCGCGGCGCTGGCCGAGGCCGGCCGGCTGCGGGTGGAGGTGGCGGCCGCCCTGCCGCTGGCCGATGCGGCCAAGGCGCACGAACTCGGCGAGACCAACCGCACCACCGGCAAGATCGTCCTCACGGTCCCCCACTGA
- a CDS encoding sigma-70 family RNA polymerase sigma factor: protein MSDKPTNEDFLRLADPMRRELLAHCYRMMGSVHDAEDLVQETYLRAWRAYDGFEGRSSLRTWLYRIATTACLTALDSRNRRPLPTGLGAPSTEPTAPLVQDNEVPWLEPAPDALTGAGADDPASIVTSRESIRLALIAALQHLPPRQRAVLILRDVLRWKAAEVAEAVGVSTAAVNSILQRARAQLSEVSPSLDDPVEPLNEEQRAKLDRYVAAFQSYDIDSLVDLFTKDAIWEMPPFIGWYQGPQTIVELTKNQCPAKRSGDLKLVPVAANGQPAFAMYLRENGVYHQFAIMVVTFSGDSISHVGMFHEQRLFETFGLPSTLESEASATK, encoded by the coding sequence ATGAGCGACAAGCCGACCAACGAGGACTTCCTCCGGCTGGCCGATCCGATGCGGCGCGAGCTGCTGGCGCACTGCTACCGCATGATGGGATCGGTCCACGACGCCGAGGATCTCGTCCAGGAGACGTACCTTCGGGCATGGCGGGCCTACGACGGTTTCGAGGGGCGTTCCTCGTTGCGTACGTGGCTCTACCGCATCGCCACCACCGCGTGCCTGACCGCGCTGGACAGCCGCAACAGGCGACCGCTGCCGACCGGCCTGGGCGCGCCCAGCACCGAGCCGACGGCGCCCTTGGTGCAGGACAACGAGGTGCCGTGGCTGGAGCCGGCGCCCGACGCGCTGACCGGCGCGGGCGCCGACGACCCGGCCTCGATCGTCACCTCGCGCGAGAGCATCCGGCTCGCGCTGATCGCCGCGCTGCAGCATCTGCCGCCCCGGCAGCGTGCGGTCCTGATCCTGCGTGACGTGCTCAGGTGGAAGGCCGCCGAGGTGGCCGAGGCGGTCGGCGTGTCCACGGCGGCCGTCAACAGCATCCTGCAGCGGGCCCGTGCCCAGCTCAGCGAGGTGTCGCCCAGCCTGGACGACCCGGTGGAGCCGCTGAACGAGGAGCAGCGGGCCAAGCTGGACCGATACGTCGCCGCGTTCCAGAGCTACGACATCGACAGCCTGGTGGACCTGTTCACCAAGGACGCGATCTGGGAGATGCCGCCGTTCATCGGCTGGTACCAGGGGCCGCAGACGATCGTCGAGCTCACCAAGAATCAGTGCCCGGCCAAGCGCTCCGGCGACCTCAAGCTGGTCCCCGTCGCCGCCAACGGGCAGCCGGCCTTCGCCATGTATCTGCGCGAGAACGGCGTCTACCACCAGTTCGCCATCATGGTGGTGACGTTCTCCGGAGACAGCATCAGCCACGTCGGCATGTTCCACGAGCAGAGGCTGTTCGAGACCTTCGGGCTTCCTTCGACTTTGGAGAGCGAGGCTTCCGCGACAAAGTAG